Proteins from a single region of Persephonella sp.:
- a CDS encoding UbiA-like polyprenyltransferase has product MINKLKLYAQLVKFEHTIFALPFVLAAVFIVERGIPPVEKLFWILIAAVSGRTAGMAFNRFFDLPFDRLNPRTKNWVSVTGAVKAGEILFLAVISSAVLVFSAYKLNKLAFYLSPVAILLLIIYPLGKRFTNFVHLILGAVYFIIPIAVSVALKGQVEISTVFLGLGMAFWVAGFDIFYALQDVEFDRKVGVHSIPAKFGVKKAIFFARFFHLLTFVFLVLTGYFAGLGYIYYAGLMILTGFLIYEHTLIKEDDLSKINVAFFTINGYISIMYMIVVILDIFLKI; this is encoded by the coding sequence ATGATAAATAAACTTAAGTTATACGCACAGCTTGTAAAGTTTGAACATACTATTTTTGCACTGCCTTTTGTCCTGGCAGCTGTTTTTATTGTGGAAAGAGGTATTCCACCCGTTGAAAAACTTTTCTGGATTTTGATCGCTGCTGTTTCAGGTAGAACAGCTGGAATGGCATTCAACAGATTTTTTGATCTTCCATTTGACAGGCTAAACCCAAGGACAAAAAACTGGGTTTCTGTCACAGGTGCTGTTAAAGCAGGAGAAATACTGTTTCTCGCCGTAATATCGTCAGCTGTTTTAGTATTTTCAGCTTATAAGCTTAATAAACTTGCTTTTTACCTGTCGCCTGTTGCTATTTTACTTTTGATTATTTATCCCCTTGGAAAAAGGTTTACAAATTTTGTTCACCTGATCCTTGGAGCTGTTTACTTTATCATACCTATAGCTGTGTCTGTTGCCTTGAAAGGACAGGTTGAGATCTCTACAGTTTTTTTAGGTCTTGGAATGGCTTTCTGGGTGGCAGGGTTTGATATTTTTTATGCCCTTCAAGATGTAGAGTTTGACAGAAAAGTCGGCGTTCATTCTATTCCTGCAAAGTTTGGGGTAAAAAAAGCGATCTTTTTTGCAAGATTTTTCCATCTGCTCACATTTGTTTTTCTTGTTTTGACAGGTTATTTTGCAGGATTAGGCTACATTTACTATGCAGGTCTTATGATCCTTACAGGATTTTTGATTTATGAGCATACATTGATAAAAGAAGATGACCTATCAAAGATAAATGTTGCATTTTTCACAATAAACGGTTACATCAGCATAATGTATATGATAGTTGTGATTTTGGATATTTTTTTGAAAATCTGA